One window from the genome of Pseudomonas fluorescens encodes:
- the flgG gene encoding flagellar basal-body rod protein FlgG gives MLPALWVAKTGLSAQDTNLTTISNNLANVSTTGFKRDRAEFQDLLYQVKRQPGAQSTQDSELPSGLQVGTGVRIVGTQKNFNAGSLQTTEQPLDMAIDGRGFFQILQPDGTTSYTRDGTFHLDSNGQIVNASGFALEPAIIIPNDAQTFTVGRDGTVSITVAGNPAAQVIGNLQTADFINPAGLQAVGNNLFLETAASGAPQVGTPGLNGFGTTLQNTLETSNVSTVEEMVNMITTQRAYEMNSKVISTADQMLSFVTQNL, from the coding sequence ATGCTTCCGGCTCTATGGGTTGCCAAAACAGGTCTGTCCGCCCAGGACACCAACCTGACGACCATTTCCAACAACCTGGCGAACGTTTCGACCACGGGTTTCAAACGTGATCGCGCCGAGTTCCAGGACCTGCTGTATCAGGTAAAACGCCAGCCTGGCGCCCAGTCGACCCAAGACAGCGAATTGCCGTCGGGCCTGCAAGTGGGTACGGGTGTACGCATTGTCGGCACCCAGAAGAACTTCAACGCCGGCAGCCTGCAGACCACCGAGCAGCCGCTGGACATGGCCATCGACGGTCGTGGTTTCTTCCAGATCCTGCAGCCGGACGGCACCACGTCCTACACCCGTGACGGTACGTTCCACCTCGACTCCAACGGCCAGATCGTCAACGCCAGCGGTTTCGCCCTGGAGCCGGCGATCATCATTCCGAACGATGCCCAGACCTTTACCGTGGGCCGTGACGGCACCGTGTCCATCACCGTGGCGGGCAACCCGGCCGCCCAGGTGATCGGCAACCTGCAGACCGCCGACTTCATCAACCCGGCCGGCCTGCAAGCGGTGGGCAACAACCTGTTCCTGGAAACCGCTGCCAGTGGCGCGCCGCAAGTCGGCACCCCGGGCCTGAACGGTTTCGGCACCACGCTGCAGAACACCCTGGAAACGTCCAACGTGAGCACCGTCGAGGAGATGGTCAACATGATCACCACCCAGCGTGCCTACGAGATGAACTCCAAGGTGATCTCCACCGCCGACCAGATGCTCTCGTTCGTTACGCAGAATCTGTAA
- a CDS encoding flagellar basal body rod protein FlgF, translating into MDKYLYVAMTGASQNALAQRAHANNLANISTNGFQKDLEQARSMPVFGDSFPARAFALSERPATDFTPGALVETGRDLDVAVSGPGWMAVQNPDGGESYVRTGSLNVDALGVLRAGNGMPVMGNGGPIAVPPEQKIEIGQDGTISIRAMGEGPRVMAEVDRIKLVNPDLKNMTKGLDGSIRTKDGQPAPIDANVQLVSGFQEASNVNAVDEMTSVLALAKQFELHVKMMNTAKEGDEAMARVLQI; encoded by the coding sequence GTGGACAAGTACCTTTATGTGGCAATGACCGGCGCCAGCCAGAACGCACTGGCGCAGCGGGCCCATGCCAACAACCTGGCGAACATCTCCACCAATGGCTTTCAGAAAGACCTGGAGCAGGCGCGCTCGATGCCTGTATTCGGTGACAGCTTTCCGGCGCGGGCCTTTGCCCTGTCCGAGCGTCCCGCTACTGACTTCACCCCGGGCGCGCTGGTGGAAACCGGTCGTGACCTCGACGTCGCGGTGAGCGGGCCGGGCTGGATGGCTGTGCAGAACCCCGACGGCGGTGAAAGCTACGTGCGCACCGGCAGCCTCAATGTCGATGCCCTGGGCGTACTGCGGGCCGGCAACGGCATGCCGGTGATGGGCAACGGCGGTCCGATCGCCGTGCCGCCGGAACAGAAAATCGAAATCGGCCAGGACGGCACCATCAGCATTCGCGCCATGGGTGAAGGCCCGCGGGTGATGGCTGAAGTGGACCGCATCAAGCTGGTCAACCCGGACCTCAAGAACATGACCAAGGGCCTGGACGGCTCGATCCGTACCAAGGACGGCCAGCCGGCGCCCATCGATGCCAACGTGCAGTTGGTGTCGGGTTTCCAGGAGGCGAGCAACGTCAATGCCGTGGATGAAATGACTTCGGTGCTGGCCCTGGCCAAGCAGTTCGAGCTTCACGTGAAGATGATGAACACCGCCAAAGAAGGCGACGAGGCCATGGCTCGGGTCTTGCAGATCTAA
- a CDS encoding glycosyltransferase family 2 protein, translating into MITPSVHGKPRHPYYIGAPNYRETSSGVCVLHYLCHVLNLSGYEAYVTPCQVNPKLRTPILTDEVRRHHRSIGLAPIAVYPEVMDGNPVGAPIVARYLLNREGFLTGRAISVQKSDLFFYYTQDFGGDGQSSNLLLLPVIDSELFSPPTEPVQRSGNYLYLHRFDKTKVDYSLLPDDIEVLSMANPKTLAELAQIFRTASTLYSYEISATCTEAMLCGCPVIYMPGGHVKTQPFVEQFGDAGSALYGEVGGLERARATVMQARRRWLDLEKAFWPQLERFIDITQQAAIQHAIDVRVPSVKDWLRNRVLTPIQQQLVDKRRQQLSGQTSLTLLVRDPLGDFNALSDTLESLALWRSRSSISLRMVVLSTSPSPVNLPESLYWLTCVNPGAFELNEILQADDSDWIMLLTAGDEVLPAGTLMLDLELPGADGCRMIYCDGMYRSENGAQAVFRPDINLDYLLSLPLAMASHWLIRRGLALEVGGYDPQVPAALELDLILRLIESGSMNGIAHLSEPLVASNTPHLVDNPDERLALQRHLDNRGYANARVLQEPTRHYHIKYGHDQQPLVSILIPTRDQLPLLQRCVDSLLSKTRYPYFEIILIDNGSETEEALTWLSEMESIGGDKIRVIRFSSAFNFSAMNNLAVSRARGEYLVLLNNDTAIIREDWLDELLNHALRPEVGVVGAKLITPAGTVQHASLITGLRGPAGSPFIDQAANGGGYMQRLLVDQNSSAVSAACLMIRTAIYLEAGGMDDAQFQVTCNDLDLCLKVANLGYLNVWTPHAVLLHEGEATWSSVGKDPLNQQRFAMEQEQALSKWLGVLANDPAYNSNLSLRGSGFELEAINELTWRPLSWRPLPVVLVHPAKSAKAANLRVVEPFTALRDCGKIEGCISSSLLPATTLARYNPDIIVFQHQNDPLRLEQMQRINTLSKAFKVLELDALTPAIPGWATSLQQAASLVDRIIVATPAMAQACAGLHRDIRVLETRLDSRWRNLPNVRQTFDIPRIGCDIDPAQPFVQPLIIELMQALAGQVEWVLWGDVPAYLRPLASEVHDDVHDNPDVMASLNLDIVLAPRGFGQAGEGASSLDHLQYGACGYSVIGSDTADYPGDLDITRVADSREQWLEAIRDHLADRQASRRQAARLREQVLDNWVFDDAYAAQWIKGWMPD; encoded by the coding sequence ATGATCACCCCATCCGTGCATGGCAAGCCGCGTCACCCTTACTACATTGGTGCCCCTAACTATCGGGAGACCTCTTCGGGGGTATGCGTGCTGCACTACCTGTGCCACGTCCTGAACCTGTCCGGCTACGAGGCCTATGTCACCCCATGCCAGGTCAACCCGAAACTGCGCACGCCGATCCTGACCGATGAAGTGCGGCGGCACCATCGGTCAATCGGCTTGGCGCCGATTGCGGTCTATCCCGAAGTGATGGACGGCAACCCGGTTGGCGCTCCAATCGTGGCGCGTTATCTCCTCAATCGCGAAGGCTTTCTCACCGGCCGTGCGATCAGCGTGCAGAAGTCAGACCTGTTCTTTTATTACACCCAGGATTTTGGCGGCGACGGCCAGAGCAGCAACTTGCTCCTGTTGCCCGTCATCGACTCGGAGTTGTTTTCGCCGCCAACCGAGCCGGTGCAGCGTAGTGGCAACTACCTGTATCTGCACCGCTTCGACAAGACCAAGGTCGACTATTCGCTGCTGCCGGACGATATCGAAGTCCTGAGCATGGCCAACCCCAAGACCCTGGCCGAGCTGGCGCAGATTTTCCGAACCGCTTCAACGCTTTACAGTTACGAGATCTCAGCGACGTGCACCGAAGCCATGCTCTGTGGCTGCCCGGTTATCTACATGCCCGGCGGTCACGTCAAGACCCAGCCTTTCGTCGAGCAGTTTGGTGATGCGGGCTCGGCGCTCTATGGCGAGGTGGGCGGGCTGGAGCGCGCCCGCGCAACCGTGATGCAGGCGCGCAGGCGCTGGCTGGACCTTGAAAAGGCCTTTTGGCCTCAGTTGGAGCGTTTCATCGATATCACTCAGCAAGCTGCCATCCAGCATGCCATTGATGTCCGCGTACCTTCCGTCAAGGACTGGCTGCGCAACCGCGTACTGACGCCGATCCAGCAGCAACTTGTCGACAAGCGTCGTCAACAACTCAGCGGACAAACCAGCCTGACGCTGTTGGTGCGCGATCCCCTGGGCGATTTCAATGCCTTGAGCGATACCCTGGAAAGTCTTGCGTTGTGGCGATCACGCTCATCGATCAGCTTGCGCATGGTGGTCCTGAGCACCTCGCCATCGCCTGTCAATCTGCCCGAGAGCCTGTACTGGCTGACATGCGTCAACCCGGGGGCCTTCGAACTGAACGAGATTCTGCAGGCAGACGACAGCGACTGGATCATGCTGCTGACGGCTGGCGATGAGGTCCTGCCCGCCGGTACGTTGATGCTCGATCTGGAACTGCCGGGTGCCGATGGCTGCCGAATGATCTATTGCGATGGCATGTATCGCTCGGAGAATGGTGCTCAAGCGGTTTTTCGACCTGATATCAACCTCGACTACCTCTTGAGCCTGCCATTGGCCATGGCCAGCCATTGGCTGATCCGTCGCGGGCTGGCGCTGGAGGTTGGCGGTTACGACCCGCAAGTGCCCGCAGCACTTGAATTGGACTTGATCCTGCGACTGATCGAAAGCGGTAGCATGAACGGCATTGCCCACCTGAGCGAACCGCTTGTGGCAAGCAACACCCCCCACCTTGTCGATAACCCGGACGAGCGCCTTGCCCTGCAACGGCACCTGGACAATCGCGGCTACGCGAACGCCAGGGTCCTGCAGGAACCGACCCGCCATTACCACATCAAGTACGGTCATGATCAGCAGCCCTTGGTGTCGATCCTGATTCCTACCCGGGACCAGTTGCCACTCTTGCAGCGCTGCGTGGACAGCCTGTTGTCGAAGACCCGCTACCCCTATTTCGAGATCATTCTGATCGACAATGGCAGCGAGACCGAAGAGGCGCTCACCTGGCTGAGCGAGATGGAGTCGATTGGCGGTGACAAGATCCGTGTCATCCGCTTCTCCTCTGCGTTCAACTTCAGCGCTATGAACAATTTGGCGGTCAGCCGTGCGCGTGGCGAGTACCTGGTGTTGTTGAACAACGATACGGCAATCATTCGCGAAGATTGGTTGGACGAGTTGCTCAATCACGCCTTGCGCCCGGAAGTTGGGGTCGTCGGCGCCAAGCTGATTACTCCGGCGGGCACCGTGCAGCATGCAAGCCTGATCACTGGCCTGCGCGGCCCCGCCGGCAGCCCTTTCATCGATCAGGCTGCCAACGGCGGCGGTTACATGCAGCGCCTGTTGGTCGACCAGAACAGCAGTGCGGTCAGTGCGGCCTGCCTGATGATCCGCACAGCGATCTATCTGGAAGCCGGTGGTATGGATGACGCGCAGTTCCAGGTCACCTGCAACGATCTGGACCTGTGCCTGAAGGTGGCGAACCTTGGCTACCTGAATGTCTGGACACCCCATGCCGTGCTCTTGCATGAGGGTGAAGCGACCTGGTCAAGCGTCGGCAAGGACCCACTCAACCAGCAACGCTTCGCCATGGAACAAGAGCAGGCCTTGAGCAAATGGTTGGGCGTCTTGGCCAATGATCCCGCCTACAACAGCAACCTGTCGTTGCGCGGTTCCGGCTTCGAACTGGAAGCTATCAACGAGTTGACCTGGCGCCCGCTGTCCTGGCGACCGCTTCCGGTGGTGCTGGTACATCCTGCGAAGTCGGCAAAAGCCGCCAATCTACGAGTTGTCGAGCCGTTCACTGCTTTGCGTGACTGCGGCAAAATCGAAGGTTGCATCAGCAGTAGCCTGTTACCGGCAACGACGCTTGCGCGCTACAACCCCGATATCATTGTCTTCCAGCATCAGAACGACCCGCTGCGTCTGGAGCAGATGCAGCGCATCAATACCCTCTCAAAAGCCTTCAAGGTCCTTGAGTTGGATGCATTGACGCCAGCGATCCCTGGGTGGGCGACTTCACTGCAACAAGCGGCAAGCCTGGTCGACCGCATCATTGTGGCGACGCCTGCGATGGCTCAAGCCTGTGCCGGACTGCACCGCGATATTCGCGTCCTTGAAACGCGTCTGGATAGCAGATGGCGCAACCTCCCCAATGTGCGCCAGACGTTTGACATTCCTCGCATAGGCTGCGATATCGACCCGGCGCAGCCCTTCGTTCAGCCGTTGATCATCGAGCTGATGCAAGCGCTGGCCGGTCAGGTGGAGTGGGTACTGTGGGGTGATGTGCCAGCGTATCTGCGACCGCTCGCCAGCGAGGTTCATGATGACGTTCACGACAATCCCGATGTCATGGCAAGCCTCAATCTGGATATTGTCCTCGCGCCTCGGGGCTTCGGCCAGGCAGGCGAAGGCGCAAGTTCGCTGGATCATCTGCAGTATGGCGCTTGCGGCTACAGTGTGATCGGCAGCGATACCGCCGATTACCCGGGTGATCTCGACATCACGCGCGTGGCTGACAGCCGGGAACAATGGCTGGAGGCAATTCGTGATCACCTGGCTGATCGGCAAGCCTCACGGCGCCAAGCCGCGCGACTGCGCGAGCAAGTGCTGGACAACTGGGTCTTCGACGATGCCTATGCGGCGCAATGGATCAAGGGGTGGATGCCTGACTGA
- a CDS encoding class I SAM-dependent methyltransferase, with protein MSVRDYNKEFQDNAHRSYFYDFDARLRRYMLDSFGPWLAEGPTLEMGCFEGAFTTLFAERFADLTVIEAASDLIDVTRKKVGSGVKFVCSTFEEAELEPRFDNIFLIHTLEHLDDRQAVLKRVRNWLAPGGRLFIAVPNANAPSRQIAVKMGLIEHNSAVTEGERLHGHRITYTLDTLDHEVRSAGWQVSHRGGVFFKPLANFQLDKALETQLIDDRFMDACHALGMVYPDLCASVFVICEQPSSPKATI; from the coding sequence ATGTCCGTACGTGATTACAACAAAGAGTTTCAGGATAACGCTCATCGCAGCTACTTCTACGACTTCGATGCGCGCCTGCGACGCTACATGCTGGACAGCTTCGGCCCCTGGCTGGCGGAGGGACCGACCCTGGAAATGGGCTGCTTCGAGGGTGCTTTTACGACACTGTTCGCAGAGCGCTTTGCCGACCTGACGGTCATCGAGGCGGCCAGCGACCTGATTGACGTCACCCGGAAAAAGGTCGGCTCAGGCGTCAAGTTCGTCTGCAGTACCTTTGAAGAGGCCGAGCTGGAGCCGCGCTTCGATAACATTTTCCTGATCCACACCCTGGAGCACCTCGACGACCGCCAGGCGGTGCTCAAGCGCGTGCGGAACTGGCTCGCTCCCGGCGGTCGCCTGTTCATCGCCGTACCGAACGCCAATGCCCCTTCGCGGCAGATCGCCGTCAAGATGGGCTTGATCGAACACAACAGTGCCGTGACCGAAGGCGAGCGGCTGCATGGCCATCGGATCACCTACACCCTCGACACCCTCGATCACGAAGTACGCAGCGCCGGTTGGCAAGTGAGTCACCGTGGCGGGGTGTTCTTCAAGCCATTGGCCAACTTCCAGCTGGACAAGGCCCTGGAAACCCAATTGATCGATGACCGCTTCATGGATGCCTGCCATGCGCTGGGGATGGTCTATCCAGACCTGTGTGCCAGTGTCTTCGTCATTTGTGAGCAGCCCTCCAGCCCCAAGGCAACCATATGA
- a CDS encoding phytanoyl-CoA dioxygenase family protein, translated as MNPILQELQANGYVCLPSLITDPLLDQLREDLACAIDRCRRVQLENGITQRTEQTAHHILAPDTRFVELLDRFAEWGIVDVLRHMLGGAAILNSFGGLNNLNSTDAYVRNVHRDVRSWSAESMQMAQALVLLDDFTIDNGATLFLPGSHSAPEKPDPQVFEAQARKALGSAGSIYLFDSRIWHAAGVNRTDQPRRCLTLTFTRSYFKPQFDYCRALGEDFCRSQTPSMQQLLGWYARTPSTLHEWYQPEEHRFYRKSQE; from the coding sequence GTGAATCCGATCTTGCAGGAGCTGCAAGCGAACGGCTACGTCTGCCTGCCCTCGCTGATTACCGATCCGTTGCTCGACCAGCTGCGTGAAGACCTGGCGTGTGCCATAGACCGTTGCCGTCGGGTACAACTGGAGAACGGTATCACTCAGCGAACCGAGCAGACCGCGCACCATATACTTGCGCCAGACACCCGTTTCGTCGAATTGCTCGATCGATTCGCCGAATGGGGGATCGTCGACGTCCTGCGGCATATGCTGGGCGGTGCTGCGATTCTCAATTCGTTCGGCGGCCTGAACAACCTGAACAGCACTGATGCCTACGTGCGTAACGTGCACCGGGACGTGCGTTCCTGGTCAGCCGAGTCCATGCAGATGGCCCAGGCGCTGGTATTGCTCGACGACTTCACCATCGACAACGGCGCAACCCTGTTTCTGCCAGGCTCGCACTCCGCTCCTGAAAAACCCGACCCTCAGGTATTCGAGGCTCAGGCCCGCAAGGCCTTGGGCAGCGCCGGTTCGATTTACTTGTTCGACTCACGTATCTGGCATGCCGCCGGCGTCAATCGTACCGACCAGCCACGACGCTGCCTGACATTGACCTTCACGCGAAGCTATTTCAAACCGCAGTTCGATTATTGCCGAGCTTTGGGCGAAGACTTCTGCCGCTCGCAAACACCGAGCATGCAACAACTGCTGGGGTGGTATGCCCGTACTCCCTCGACCCTCCATGAGTGGTACCAACCTGAAGAACATCGTTTCTACAGGAAAAGCCAGGAATAA
- a CDS encoding GNAT family N-acetyltransferase: MSILGQRILLRALELEDLPLLHQWSNDEALWSLLGGWHFPTSREAQRDWLLGLKNDSLNQRFGIEVPGHGLIGTANLVSIDWKNRTAEHGMMIGDPSLRGQGHGTDVIATVMRYAFDELGLSRLSTTIIEYNAASLATYTRKTPWVIEGVQRQWYYRKGQRWDRIMLGVSAEEYRVWQAARGDSL; encoded by the coding sequence ATGAGCATTCTAGGTCAACGCATCCTGCTCAGGGCGCTGGAGCTCGAGGACTTGCCGCTGTTGCATCAGTGGTCCAACGACGAAGCCCTCTGGAGCCTGCTGGGTGGCTGGCATTTCCCCACATCGCGGGAAGCACAACGGGACTGGCTGCTGGGTCTCAAGAACGACTCGCTCAACCAGCGCTTCGGTATAGAGGTCCCGGGCCATGGCCTGATCGGTACGGCGAACCTGGTCAGTATCGACTGGAAAAACCGCACAGCCGAACACGGCATGATGATCGGTGATCCCTCCCTGCGCGGCCAAGGCCACGGCACCGACGTGATCGCCACGGTGATGCGCTATGCCTTCGACGAACTGGGTCTGAGTCGTCTCTCGACCACCATCATCGAGTACAACGCAGCGTCGCTGGCGACCTACACGCGCAAGACCCCTTGGGTCATCGAGGGCGTACAGCGCCAGTGGTACTACCGCAAGGGCCAGCGTTGGGATCGCATCATGCTTGGCGTGAGCGCCGAGGAGTATCGCGTATGGCAAGCTGCGCGGGGGGACAGCCTGTGA
- a CDS encoding WbqC family protein, translating into MSQANTSKKCGPAADEQYRVALMQPYFLPYLGYFQLIAAVDCFVIYDNVQFIKNGWIERNRYLLEQEPKWFRVPLSKGSHTQQIMEKRIAETFDPGDILNKLSFAYRRAPHAPYLLAWLEALLVEPASSIAELNERILRACCALIGLQTPIMRSSDLSICADSKAQDRVLEVVQACAGTHYLNPVNGGHLYQAEVFQQVGITLELLKATLPDYRQGGREQPFVPGLSILDVLMYNDAQTVGAWAKGGEIVRA; encoded by the coding sequence ATGAGCCAGGCCAATACCTCGAAGAAGTGCGGCCCTGCAGCTGACGAGCAGTACCGGGTTGCGCTCATGCAACCTTATTTCCTGCCATACCTGGGTTATTTCCAGCTGATCGCCGCTGTCGACTGTTTTGTCATCTACGACAATGTGCAGTTCATCAAGAACGGCTGGATCGAACGCAACCGTTATCTGCTGGAGCAGGAGCCGAAGTGGTTCCGTGTACCACTGAGCAAGGGCAGTCACACTCAGCAGATCATGGAAAAACGTATTGCCGAGACGTTCGATCCTGGCGATATCCTCAACAAGCTGAGTTTCGCCTATCGTCGCGCGCCCCACGCTCCGTACCTGCTGGCGTGGCTGGAAGCGCTGCTGGTCGAACCGGCTTCGAGCATTGCCGAGCTCAACGAACGAATCCTGCGAGCCTGCTGCGCGCTGATAGGGTTGCAAACACCGATCATGCGCTCCAGCGATCTGTCGATTTGCGCGGACAGCAAAGCCCAGGATCGGGTACTCGAAGTGGTCCAGGCCTGCGCCGGCACTCACTACCTCAATCCTGTCAATGGCGGTCACCTCTACCAGGCCGAGGTATTCCAACAGGTTGGTATTACCCTTGAGTTGCTCAAGGCGACCTTGCCCGACTACCGGCAGGGAGGGCGTGAACAACCCTTCGTGCCCGGCCTGTCGATTCTCGACGTCTTGATGTACAACGACGCGCAGACCGTAGGGGCCTGGGCCAAAGGTGGAGAAATTGTCCGTGCCTGA
- the vioA gene encoding dTDP-4-amino-4,6-dideoxy-D-glucose aminotransferase VioA, producing the protein MADSITVTSPLLPPLEEFTPYLQRIWDSKRLTNGGPFHQQLEQELAEYLGVEHLSLFSNGTLALVTALQALRITGEVITTPYSFVATSHSLLWNNLKPVFVDIDPVTKNLDPRRIAEAITPATSAILPVHCYGIPCDVEGIQAVADTYGLKVIYDAAHAFGVRHNGASVLNNGDLSILSFHATKVFNTFEGGAIICRDEKIKQRIDYLKNFGFADEVTVMAPGINGKMNELQAAFGVLQLRYIDEALNRRQKVFEYYRSALEGIPGISLLEQPQGLDWNFAYCPILVDGERFGVSRDELYDRYRAENILVRRYFYPLICEFPMYRGLPSSDLSQLGNAYNVSRQVLCLPIYPDLDPQTQARIIEVLLRARVA; encoded by the coding sequence ATGGCCGATTCCATTACCGTTACCAGCCCGCTGCTACCTCCTCTGGAAGAGTTCACGCCTTACCTGCAGCGAATCTGGGACAGTAAGCGCCTGACCAATGGCGGACCCTTCCACCAACAACTGGAACAGGAGTTGGCCGAATACCTCGGGGTCGAGCATCTGTCGCTGTTTTCCAACGGTACCCTGGCTTTGGTGACCGCGCTCCAGGCCTTGCGCATTACGGGTGAAGTCATCACGACGCCTTATTCGTTCGTGGCCACCTCCCACTCGCTGCTGTGGAACAACCTCAAGCCAGTGTTCGTGGACATCGACCCAGTGACCAAGAACCTCGATCCACGGCGTATCGCCGAGGCCATCACTCCGGCGACATCGGCGATTCTTCCGGTCCATTGCTATGGCATTCCCTGTGATGTCGAGGGCATCCAGGCCGTCGCCGATACCTACGGACTCAAGGTTATCTATGACGCCGCACATGCCTTCGGGGTCCGGCATAACGGCGCAAGCGTTCTCAACAACGGCGACCTGTCGATCCTCAGCTTCCACGCCACTAAGGTCTTCAATACATTTGAAGGCGGCGCCATCATCTGCCGTGACGAAAAAATCAAGCAGCGTATCGATTACCTGAAGAATTTCGGTTTCGCCGATGAAGTCACGGTCATGGCTCCCGGTATCAACGGGAAGATGAACGAACTGCAGGCGGCGTTCGGAGTGCTGCAGTTACGCTACATCGATGAGGCCCTGAATCGTCGGCAAAAGGTGTTTGAGTATTATCGGAGCGCCCTGGAGGGCATTCCCGGTATCAGCCTGCTGGAGCAACCGCAGGGGCTGGACTGGAATTTCGCTTATTGTCCGATCCTGGTCGATGGTGAGCGGTTCGGGGTGAGTCGGGATGAGCTGTACGACCGCTATCGCGCCGAAAACATTCTCGTGCGCCGGTATTTCTACCCGCTGATATGCGAGTTTCCAATGTATCGCGGTCTTCCCAGTTCGGACCTCTCCCAATTGGGCAATGCCTACAACGTGTCCCGCCAGGTACTTTGCCTGCCGATCTATCCGGATCTCGATCCGCAGACCCAGGCGCGAATCATCGAGGTACTGCTCAGGGCCCGGGTGGCATGA
- a CDS encoding sigma-54-dependent transcriptional regulator, translating to MRIKVHCQNRIGILRDILNLLVEYGINVARGEVGGEHGNAIYLHCPNLINIQFQALRPKFEGIAGVFGVKRVGLMPSERRHMELNALLGALEFPVLSIDMGGSIVAANRAAAQLLGVRVDEVPGIPLSRYAEDFDLPELVRANQSRINGLRVKVKGDVFLADIAPLQSEHDDSEAMAGAVLTLHRADRVGERIYNVRKQELRGFDSIFQSSKVMAAVVREARRMAPLDAPLLIEGETGTGKELLARACHLASPRGQSPLMALNCAGLPESMAETELFGYGPGAFEGARAEGKLGLLELTAGGTLFLDGVGEMSPRLQVKLLRFLQDGCFRRVGSDEEVYLDVRVICATQVDLSELCARGEFRQDLYHRLNVLSLHIPPLRECLDGLEPLVEHFLDQASRQIGCALPKLAPAAMDRLSHYHWPGNVRQLENVLFQAVSLCDGGKVKAEHIRLPDYGVRQPLGDFSLEGGLDEIVGRFEKAVLERLYSEHPSSRQLGKRLGVSHTTIANKLREYEVGKDAP from the coding sequence ATGCGCATCAAAGTCCATTGCCAGAACCGCATCGGCATCCTGCGGGACATCCTCAACTTGTTGGTGGAATACGGCATCAACGTCGCCCGAGGGGAGGTCGGTGGTGAGCATGGCAACGCGATCTACCTGCACTGCCCAAACCTGATCAACATCCAGTTCCAGGCACTGCGTCCGAAATTCGAAGGCATCGCCGGGGTGTTTGGCGTCAAGCGCGTAGGACTGATGCCCAGTGAGCGTCGGCACATGGAACTCAACGCCTTGCTCGGCGCCTTGGAGTTTCCGGTGCTGTCCATCGATATGGGGGGCTCCATCGTCGCGGCCAACCGGGCGGCGGCGCAGTTGCTCGGGGTGCGTGTCGACGAGGTGCCGGGCATCCCCCTGTCCCGTTACGCCGAGGATTTCGACTTGCCGGAACTGGTGCGCGCCAACCAATCGCGTATCAACGGCCTGCGGGTCAAGGTCAAGGGCGATGTGTTCCTGGCGGACATCGCGCCACTGCAATCGGAACACGACGACAGCGAAGCCATGGCCGGTGCGGTGCTGACGCTGCACCGGGCCGACCGGGTGGGCGAGCGGATCTATAACGTGCGCAAGCAGGAGTTGCGCGGCTTCGACAGTATTTTCCAGAGTTCGAAAGTGATGGCGGCGGTGGTCCGTGAGGCCCGGCGCATGGCCCCGCTGGACGCGCCGCTATTGATAGAAGGCGAAACCGGCACTGGCAAGGAACTGCTGGCGCGCGCTTGTCACCTGGCGAGCCCGCGCGGGCAATCGCCCTTGATGGCACTCAACTGCGCCGGGCTGCCCGAGTCCATGGCCGAGACCGAACTGTTCGGCTACGGGCCGGGGGCCTTCGAGGGCGCCCGGGCCGAAGGCAAGCTCGGTCTGCTGGAACTGACCGCGGGGGGAACGCTGTTTCTCGACGGGGTCGGGGAGATGAGCCCGCGCCTGCAAGTGAAATTGCTGCGCTTCCTGCAGGACGGTTGCTTCCGCCGTGTCGGCAGCGATGAAGAGGTGTACCTGGACGTCAGGGTGATCTGCGCGACACAGGTCGACTTGTCCGAACTCTGTGCCCGGGGCGAATTCCGTCAGGATTTGTACCACCGCTTGAACGTGCTTTCCTTGCACATCCCACCCCTGCGCGAATGCCTCGATGGCCTGGAGCCGCTGGTGGAACATTTCCTCGACCAGGCCAGCCGCCAGATCGGTTGTGCACTGCCCAAGCTGGCCCCGGCGGCAATGGACCGCCTCAGTCACTACCACTGGCCGGGCAATGTCCGACAGCTGGAAAACGTGCTGTTCCAGGCCGTTTCCCTGTGTGACGGCGGGAAGGTGAAGGCCGAGCATATCCGTCTGCCGGACTACGGCGTGCGTCAGCCCCTTGGCGATTTTTCCCTTGAAGGTGGGTTGGACGAGATCGTTGGGCGTTTCGAGAAAGCCGTGCTGGAGCGCCTGTATTCCGAGCACCCGAGCAGCCGGCAATTGGGCAAGCGGTTGGGGGTTTCCCATACGACCATCGCTAATAAATTGCGTGAGTATGAGGTCGGCAAAGACGCACCGTAA